A genome region from Crossiella equi includes the following:
- a CDS encoding FadR/GntR family transcriptional regulator, producing MSLTPPPTPLAEAAVFRPVRSGNAFEEAVERILQAIKLGVVGHGERLPPERELAARLGVSRMTLREAIRALQQSGYVESRRGRFGGTFVLHRAEPSSPNPAKLRKLVTGLGDTGLDDVLVFREVLETGAAHAAATRALPAAERALLVAVHEEVRGATPQTYRALDSRFHLAIAQVTGSPALASAVADNRMRLNELLDAIPLLDHNIEHSHVQHEQIMAAVLAGDGPAARAAMAEHLAGTAALLRGFLT from the coding sequence ATGAGCCTGACACCGCCCCCCACCCCGCTGGCCGAGGCGGCGGTGTTCCGTCCGGTGCGCAGTGGCAACGCCTTCGAGGAGGCGGTGGAGCGGATCCTGCAGGCCATCAAGCTCGGCGTGGTCGGCCACGGTGAGCGGCTGCCCCCCGAACGGGAGCTGGCCGCACGGCTGGGTGTGTCCCGGATGACGCTGCGGGAGGCGATCCGGGCGTTGCAGCAGTCGGGGTACGTGGAGTCCCGGCGGGGGCGCTTCGGCGGCACGTTCGTGCTGCACCGCGCGGAACCGAGTTCACCCAACCCGGCGAAGCTGCGCAAGCTCGTCACCGGGCTGGGTGATACCGGGCTGGATGACGTGCTGGTCTTCCGCGAGGTGCTGGAGACCGGCGCGGCGCACGCGGCGGCCACCCGGGCCCTGCCCGCGGCCGAGCGCGCGCTGCTGGTGGCGGTGCACGAGGAGGTCCGGGGCGCCACCCCGCAGACCTACCGGGCGCTGGACTCGCGCTTCCACCTGGCCATCGCACAGGTCACCGGGTCCCCGGCGCTGGCCTCGGCGGTGGCCGACAACCGGATGCGCCTCAACGAGCTGCTGGACGCGATCCCGCTGCTGGACCACAACATCGAGCACTCGCACGTCCAGCACGAGCAGATCATGGCCGCGGTGCTGGCCGGGGACGGCCCGGCGGCACGCGCGGCGATGGCCGAGCACCTGGCGGGCACGGCCGCGCTGTTGCGGGGCTTCCTCACCTGA
- a CDS encoding glutamine synthetase family protein, with amino-acid sequence MVDRGEIDTVLLAMTDMQGRLQGKRLAARHFLDEVVPHAAEACNYLLAVDVEMNTVAGYQMSSWERGYGDFTLRPDLDTLRLTPWHPATALVIADVQWADGSPVTASPRQILRRQLDRLAERDLVAQVGTELEFIVFDDSYEKAWNTGYRDLTPSNQYNVDYSLLGTSRIEPLLRRIRNELTTAGLRVESAKGECNPGQHEIAFRYADALTTCDNHSVYKTAAKEIAAQEGKSLTFMAKYNQREGNSCHIHISLRGTNGELVFAGDRQHGMSAMAEHFLAGQLAYLRELTLLFAPNINSYKRFVPGSFAPTAVAWGPDNRTCALRLVGHGGASLRVENRVPGGDVNPYLATAALIAAGLDGIDNELPLGEALAGNAYDSDAEHVPTTLPEAVELFAASDLAQAAFGEDVVQHYLNAARIEIAAFQAAVTDWELFRGFERL; translated from the coding sequence ATGGTGGACCGGGGCGAGATCGACACCGTGCTGCTGGCCATGACCGACATGCAGGGCCGCCTGCAGGGCAAGCGCCTGGCCGCCCGGCACTTCCTGGACGAGGTCGTCCCGCACGCCGCCGAGGCCTGCAACTACCTGCTGGCCGTGGACGTGGAGATGAACACCGTCGCGGGCTACCAGATGTCCTCCTGGGAACGCGGCTACGGCGACTTCACCCTGCGCCCTGACCTGGACACCCTGCGCCTGACCCCCTGGCACCCGGCCACCGCGCTGGTCATCGCCGACGTGCAGTGGGCCGACGGCAGCCCGGTCACCGCCTCCCCGCGCCAGATCCTGCGCCGCCAGCTCGACCGCCTGGCCGAACGCGACCTGGTCGCCCAGGTCGGCACCGAGCTGGAGTTCATCGTCTTCGACGACAGCTACGAGAAGGCCTGGAACACCGGCTACCGCGACCTGACCCCCAGCAACCAGTACAACGTGGACTACTCCCTGCTGGGCACCTCGCGCATCGAGCCGCTGCTGCGCCGCATCCGCAACGAGCTGACCACCGCCGGGCTGCGCGTGGAGTCGGCCAAGGGCGAGTGCAACCCCGGCCAGCACGAGATCGCCTTCCGCTACGCCGACGCGCTGACCACCTGCGACAACCACTCGGTGTACAAGACCGCCGCGAAGGAGATCGCCGCCCAGGAGGGCAAGAGCCTGACCTTCATGGCCAAGTACAACCAGCGCGAGGGCAACTCCTGCCACATCCACATCTCCCTGCGCGGCACCAACGGCGAGCTGGTCTTCGCCGGGGACCGACAGCACGGCATGTCCGCCATGGCCGAGCACTTCCTGGCCGGGCAGCTGGCCTACCTGCGCGAGCTGACCCTGCTCTTCGCCCCGAACATCAACTCCTACAAGCGCTTCGTACCCGGCAGCTTCGCCCCGACCGCGGTCGCCTGGGGCCCGGACAACCGCACCTGCGCGCTGCGCCTGGTCGGCCACGGCGGCGCCAGCCTGCGCGTGGAGAACCGCGTCCCGGGCGGGGACGTCAACCCCTACCTGGCCACCGCCGCGCTCATCGCCGCCGGGCTGGACGGCATCGACAACGAGCTGCCCCTGGGCGAGGCGCTGGCGGGCAACGCCTACGACAGCGACGCCGAGCACGTGCCCACCACCCTGCCCGAGGCCGTGGAGCTGTTCGCCGCCTCCGACCTCGCGCAGGCCGCCTTCGGTGAGGACGTGGTGCAGCACTACCTCAACGCCGCCCGCATCGAGATCGCCGCCTTCCAGGCCGCCGTCACAGACTGGGAGCTCTTCCGTGGCTTCGAACGCCTCTGA